Proteins encoded by one window of Lathyrus oleraceus cultivar Zhongwan6 chromosome 1, CAAS_Psat_ZW6_1.0, whole genome shotgun sequence:
- the LOC127118327 gene encoding 1-aminocyclopropane-1-carboxylate oxidase 1 — MAIPVIDFSTLNGDKRGETMALLHEACQKWGCFLIENHEIEGKLLEKVKKEINKYYEENLKESFYKSEIAKSLEKKQNTCDIDWESSFFIWHRPASNIRKIPNLSEELCKTMDEYIEKLVELAEKLSELMSENLGLEKEYIKKAFSGSNGAAMGTKVAKYPECPFPELVRGLREHTDAGGIILLLQDDKVPGLEFFKDGKWIEIPPSKNNAIFVNTGDQIEVLSNGLYKSVVHRVMPDKNGSRLSIASFYNPVGEAIISPAPKLLYPSNYCYGDYLELYGKTKFGEKGPRFESIKNKANGHY; from the exons ATGGCAATTCCTGTGATAGATTTTAGCACTCTCAATGGAGACAAAAGAGGCGAAACTATGGCCCTTTTGCATGAAGCTTGTCAAAAATGGGGTTGCTTTCTG ATTGAGAACCATGAAATTGAAGGGAAGCTGCTGGAGAAAGTGAAGAAGGAAATTAATAAGTACTATGAAGAAAATCTGAAGGAAAGTTTCTACAAATCTGAGATAGCGAAGAGTTTGGAGAAAAAGCAGAACACTTGCGATATCGATTGGGAAAGTTCGTTCTTCATTTGGCATCGTCCGGCCTCCAACATTAGGAAAATTCCAAATCTCTCTGAGGAGCTTTG CAAGACAATGGATGAGTACATTGAAAAACTAGTTGAATTGGCAGAGAAATTATCTGAGCTAATGAGTGAAAATCTTGGTTTGGAGAAAGAATACATAAAGAAAGCCTTTTCAGGAAGTAATGGAGCAGCTATGGGAACAAAAGTGGCGAAGTACCCTGAATGTCCATTTCCAGAATTAGTGAGAGGTTTGAGAGAGCACACAGATGCTGGTGGAATCATCCTATTGCTTCAAGATGACAAAGTACCTGGTCTTGAATTCTTCAAAGATGGAAAATGGATAGAGATACCACCTTCAAAAAATAACGCGATTTTTGTCAACACAG GTGATCAAATCGAAGTGTTGAGCAATGGATTATACAAAAGTGTTGTGCATAGGGTCATGCCTGATAAGAATGGAAGTAGACTCTCTATTGCTAGTTTCTATAATCCAGTTGGAGAAGCCATTATATCTCCAGCTCCTAAACTCTTGTATCCAAGTAATTATTGCTATGGAGATTATTTGGAGCTTTATGGAAAAACTAAGTTTGGAGAAAAGGGTCCTAGGTTTGAATCCATCAAGAATAAGGCCAATGGCCACTACTAG